In Deltaproteobacteria bacterium, the following proteins share a genomic window:
- a CDS encoding type II toxin-antitoxin system HicA family toxin, whose amino-acid sequence MDSRKIIKILKQNGWHEIAKTGSHTQFRHPEQKGRVTVPHPKKDIPIGTLKSIERQSGIKFR is encoded by the coding sequence ATGGATAGCCGGAAAATTATCAAAATACTTAAGCAAAATGGATGGCATGAAATTGCAAAAACCGGCTCTCATACTCAATTCCGGCATCCAGAACAGAAAGGGCGGGTCACTGTTCCACATCCCAAAAAGGACATACCGATTGGCACATTGAAAAGTATCGAGCGCCAGTCAGGTATCAAATTTCGTTGA
- a CDS encoding type II toxin-antitoxin system HicB family antitoxin produces MANYIAVIHKEVKSDFGVSFPDFPGCITAGKDIDEAKDMAQEALTLHIRGMLEDGDQLPVPSRLEDIMSDPDYADAIAYLVVSVPDAKP; encoded by the coding sequence ATGGCAAACTATATTGCTGTCATCCATAAAGAAGTAAAATCAGACTTCGGTGTATCTTTTCCTGATTTTCCAGGATGCATCACCGCCGGAAAAGATATCGATGAAGCCAAAGATATGGCTCAGGAAGCCCTCACCCTTCACATCCGGGGCATGCTCGAGGACGGCGACCAGTTGCCTGTTCCCTCCCGGCTCGAAGATATCATGAGCGATCCCGACTACGCCGATGCGATTGCCTATTTGGTCGTTTCAGTCCCTGACGCCAAACCCC